From a single Catenulispora sp. EB89 genomic region:
- a CDS encoding NAD-dependent deacetylase codes for MTTDWRSRKGPIGMLTGAGISTDSGIPDFRGPTGVWTKDPIAELLSTYQNYVADPELRERSWLARRDNPARHAEPNAAHKALAELEHSGRSVRIITQNIDRLHQKGGSSPRKVIEIHGNMADVVCIRCTYHTTMDATLERVAAGEADPPCPVCGDILKAATIMFGQNLDPATLWQAEQVAEASEIFLAIGTSLRVEPAASMCEVAVAHGADLVIVNNEETPYDHLATEVIRDPIGEAVPRIVAELIAAGSQPGSRKPAEEPTGEPTG; via the coding sequence GCGCAGCCGCAAAGGCCCGATCGGGATGCTCACCGGCGCGGGCATCAGCACCGACTCCGGTATCCCGGACTTCCGGGGCCCCACCGGGGTGTGGACCAAGGATCCGATCGCCGAGCTGCTGTCGACGTACCAGAACTACGTCGCCGACCCCGAGCTGCGCGAGCGCTCGTGGCTGGCGCGGCGGGACAACCCGGCCCGGCACGCGGAACCCAACGCGGCGCACAAGGCGCTCGCGGAGCTGGAGCACTCGGGGCGGTCCGTGCGGATCATCACCCAGAACATCGACCGGCTGCACCAGAAGGGCGGGTCGTCGCCGCGCAAGGTGATCGAGATCCACGGGAACATGGCCGACGTGGTCTGCATCCGGTGCACGTACCACACGACGATGGACGCCACGCTGGAGCGCGTCGCCGCCGGCGAGGCGGATCCGCCGTGCCCGGTCTGCGGCGACATCCTGAAGGCCGCGACCATCATGTTCGGCCAGAACCTGGACCCGGCGACACTGTGGCAGGCCGAGCAGGTGGCCGAGGCCTCGGAGATCTTCCTGGCCATCGGCACCTCGCTGCGCGTCGAGCCGGCCGCGTCGATGTGCGAGGTGGCCGTGGCGCACGGCGCCGACCTGGTGATCGTCAACAACGAGGAGACGCCGTACGACCACCTGGCCACCGAGGTGATCCGGGACCCGATCGGCGAGGCCGTGCCGCGGATCGTCGCCGAGCTGATCGCGGCCGGGAGCCAGCCCGGGAGCCGGAAGCCGGCCGAGGAGCCAACCGGGGAGCCGACCGGGTAG
- a CDS encoding helix-turn-helix domain-containing protein: MNVPRDDEPAAAGEEPWQPPVSEYAVYMTPAEEHRRLGLALYGAGWHTIAEHGIRWDARVLNCYALHLVTRGSGWIEWGDRPRTRLPIKAPAAFWLFPGLVHSYQPDAGGWTITWALFDGPAAAGYESLDFLSRTSPVVPLGDARPVRELFRELLTVVRTTGPHYEVSAGILVHRLITAVRDNGPGLRESRAVRALTEHATDPVALQDHATRLGLTVTQLREEVRLATGSTPKEYILRVRLSKAKDLLAATDQSVVQVARAVGYDDPAYFTRLFTQRVGLSPTMFRRGSLSA; encoded by the coding sequence GTGAACGTGCCCCGGGACGACGAGCCGGCGGCGGCCGGGGAGGAGCCCTGGCAGCCGCCGGTGTCGGAGTACGCGGTCTACATGACGCCGGCCGAGGAGCACCGCCGCCTCGGCCTGGCGCTGTACGGCGCCGGCTGGCACACCATCGCCGAGCACGGCATCCGCTGGGACGCCCGGGTCCTGAACTGCTACGCGCTGCACCTGGTGACCCGCGGCTCGGGCTGGATCGAGTGGGGCGACCGGCCGCGCACCCGGCTGCCGATCAAGGCGCCGGCGGCGTTCTGGCTGTTCCCCGGCCTGGTGCACTCCTACCAGCCGGACGCCGGCGGCTGGACCATCACCTGGGCCCTGTTCGACGGCCCGGCGGCGGCCGGCTACGAAAGCCTGGACTTCCTGTCCCGCACCTCCCCGGTGGTCCCGCTCGGCGACGCGCGCCCGGTGCGCGAGCTGTTCCGCGAACTCCTCACCGTGGTCCGCACCACCGGCCCGCACTACGAGGTGTCGGCCGGAATCCTGGTGCACCGCCTGATCACCGCGGTCCGCGACAACGGCCCGGGCCTGCGCGAGTCGCGGGCGGTCCGCGCGCTCACCGAGCACGCCACCGACCCCGTCGCGCTCCAGGACCACGCCACGCGGCTCGGGCTGACCGTGACCCAGCTGCGCGAAGAGGTGCGGCTGGCGACCGGATCGACGCCGAAGGAGTACATCCTGCGGGTCCGGCTGTCCAAGGCGAAGGACCTGCTGGCCGCGACGGACCAGAGCGTCGTGCAGGTGGCGCGGGCGGTCGGGTACGACGATCCGGCGTACTTCACGCGGTTGTTCACGCAGCGCGTCGGGCTGTCGCCGACGATGTTCCGGCGCGGCTCGCTGTCGGCGTAG
- a CDS encoding beta-galactosidase family protein: MAHERVLTVEGGRFLRGGREHRIISAAIHYFRIHPELWRDRLERLRAMGCNTVECYVAWNFHQPAPGPARFDGWQDVAGFIRLAGELGLDVIARPGPYICAEWDFGGLPAWLLADENMRLRTTDPAYLAAVDQWFDQLIPVLAELQATRGGPVVAVQIENEYGSFGDDPDYLGHLRKGLIERGVDTLLFTSDGPQDLMLAGGTVPDVLATVNFGSQATDGFATLRHFRPDDPPVCMEFWNGWFDHFGEPHHTRTPEDAARTLDEILAAGASVNFYMGHGGTNFGFWAGANHSGVLSGDAGYQPTITSYDYDAPIGEAGELTPKFHLFREVIARHLGLPEVGLPEVGLSEAGLSGAGLPAASPRLKPQTVAAPRIAGLRDRLDVLATAPVRRPTPESIEKLGHSFGLIHYRRRIEGPARTHTLRIEGVRDLAQVFADGKLLGVLERDKPEQTLDLQIPGGGLDLEILVEPFGRVNYGPHLADRKGLIGGVRLDHQFQFGWEHRVLPLDDLSGLTAADDQDSGIAATPTSGPAFHRATVTVTEPADGFLAVPSTARSLVWLNGFLLGRLWDRGPQVTLYAPAPLWRSGENEIVVLALEPTAGVQSLDIELRDEPDLGPLAPPYTHADY; the protein is encoded by the coding sequence GTGGCACACGAGCGCGTACTGACCGTCGAGGGCGGCAGGTTCCTGCGAGGCGGCCGGGAGCACCGGATCATCTCGGCGGCGATCCACTACTTCCGGATCCACCCGGAGCTGTGGCGGGACCGGCTGGAACGGTTGCGTGCCATGGGCTGCAACACCGTCGAGTGCTACGTCGCCTGGAACTTCCATCAGCCGGCGCCCGGACCGGCGCGCTTCGACGGCTGGCAGGACGTCGCCGGGTTCATCCGGCTGGCCGGCGAGCTCGGACTGGACGTGATCGCGCGTCCGGGTCCTTACATCTGCGCCGAGTGGGACTTCGGCGGGCTGCCGGCCTGGCTGCTGGCCGATGAGAACATGCGGCTGCGCACCACCGATCCGGCCTACCTGGCGGCCGTGGACCAGTGGTTCGACCAGCTGATCCCGGTGCTGGCCGAGCTGCAGGCGACCCGCGGCGGACCGGTCGTGGCGGTGCAGATCGAGAACGAGTACGGCAGCTTCGGCGACGACCCGGACTACCTCGGCCACCTTCGCAAGGGCCTGATCGAGCGCGGCGTGGACACCCTGCTGTTCACCTCCGACGGCCCGCAGGACCTGATGCTGGCCGGCGGCACGGTGCCGGACGTGCTGGCCACCGTGAACTTCGGGTCGCAGGCCACTGACGGCTTCGCCACCCTGCGCCACTTCCGGCCCGACGACCCGCCGGTGTGCATGGAGTTCTGGAACGGCTGGTTCGACCACTTCGGCGAGCCGCACCACACGCGCACGCCGGAGGACGCCGCACGCACGCTGGACGAGATCCTCGCGGCGGGTGCCTCGGTCAACTTCTACATGGGCCACGGCGGCACCAACTTCGGGTTCTGGGCCGGCGCCAACCACTCCGGCGTGCTCAGCGGGGATGCGGGATATCAGCCCACGATCACCAGCTACGACTACGACGCGCCGATCGGCGAGGCCGGCGAGCTGACGCCGAAGTTCCACCTGTTCCGCGAGGTGATCGCGCGGCACCTCGGGCTGCCGGAGGTTGGCCTGCCTGAAGTCGGCCTGTCGGAGGCTGGCCTGTCGGGTGCCGGTCTGCCCGCTGCCTCGCCGCGCCTGAAGCCGCAAACCGTTGCCGCGCCTCGGATCGCGGGCCTGCGGGACCGGCTGGACGTGCTGGCGACGGCACCGGTGCGCCGCCCGACGCCGGAGTCGATCGAGAAGCTGGGCCACAGCTTCGGCCTGATCCATTACCGCCGCCGCATCGAAGGTCCCGCGCGTACCCACACGCTGCGGATCGAGGGCGTCCGCGACCTCGCGCAGGTCTTCGCGGACGGAAAGCTGCTCGGGGTGTTGGAGCGTGACAAGCCCGAGCAGACGCTGGATCTCCAGATCCCGGGCGGGGGCCTGGATCTGGAGATCCTCGTCGAGCCCTTCGGGCGGGTCAACTACGGCCCGCACCTGGCCGATCGCAAGGGCCTGATCGGCGGCGTGCGGCTGGACCACCAGTTCCAGTTCGGCTGGGAGCACCGGGTGCTGCCGCTGGACGACCTGTCGGGGCTGACCGCCGCCGATGATCAGGACTCCGGGATCGCAGCGACGCCGACCTCGGGCCCCGCATTCCACCGCGCCACGGTCACCGTCACCGAGCCGGCCGACGGCTTCCTCGCCGTCCCCTCCACGGCGCGGAGCCTGGTCTGGCTCAACGGATTCCTGCTCGGCCGGCTGTGGGACCGCGGTCCCCAGGTCACGCTCTACGCCCCGGCGCCGCTGTGGCGCTCTGGCGAGAACGAGATCGTGGTGCTGGCGCTGGAGCCGACAGCGGGTGTTCAGAGCCTGGATATAGAACTGCGCGACGAGCCCGATCTCGGCCCGCTCGCGCCGCCCTACACTCACGCGGACTACTGA